The Natrinema salaciae genome contains a region encoding:
- a CDS encoding universal stress protein has translation MYERILIPTDGSETAETAVEHALDLAEQYGAEVHALYVVDTNAMSLSLGGEQLDRIEQGQYGEMDEVRERAERATGYVTDRAAERGIDTVEHVSAGRPHSMIANYVDDNGIDLVVMGSHGRSGVRRALLGSVTERTLRSTRAPVLVIDED, from the coding sequence ATGTACGAACGAATACTGATTCCGACTGACGGTAGCGAGACGGCCGAGACGGCGGTCGAGCACGCGCTCGATCTCGCCGAACAGTACGGGGCCGAGGTGCACGCCCTGTACGTGGTCGATACCAACGCGATGAGTCTCAGCCTCGGCGGCGAGCAGCTCGATCGCATCGAGCAGGGCCAGTACGGCGAGATGGACGAAGTGCGGGAGCGCGCCGAACGCGCTACCGGCTACGTGACCGATCGCGCGGCCGAGCGGGGGATCGACACCGTCGAACACGTCTCGGCGGGCAGACCCCACTCGATGATCGCCAACTACGTCGACGACAACGGCATCGATCTCGTCGTGATGGGATCGCACGGTCGTTCGGGGGTCAGACGGGCACTGCTCGGCAGCGTCACCGAACGGACGCTCCGGTCGACCCGCGCACCGGTCCTCGTCATCGACGAGGACTGA
- a CDS encoding DUF4212 domain-containing protein — protein sequence MPDNNTHDSTDERTATDGGVASKAGQAHRNTDYLSSEVNLLNPSTPFMRDHLRIVWTGFVIWVIAVWGPVTMTYLATDTMTTQMPVLGFPLHYFLVAFGAPTSALILSFWYSRKRDALDEKYGIDHAAVGETGHGGEAAAADGGVDE from the coding sequence ATGCCAGATAATAACACTCACGACTCGACCGACGAACGGACCGCGACTGACGGTGGCGTCGCCAGCAAGGCGGGCCAGGCCCACCGAAACACCGACTACCTCAGCTCGGAAGTGAACCTGCTGAATCCGAGCACCCCGTTCATGCGCGATCACCTGCGCATCGTCTGGACGGGCTTCGTCATCTGGGTCATCGCCGTATGGGGCCCGGTGACGATGACGTACCTGGCGACCGACACGATGACGACCCAGATGCCGGTTCTTGGCTTCCCGCTCCACTACTTCCTGGTGGCGTTCGGCGCGCCGACCAGCGCGCTGATCCTCTCGTTCTGGTACTCGCGCAAGCGCGACGCGCTCGACGAGAAGTACGGTATCGATCACGCAGCCGTCGGAGAGACGGGGCACGGCGGTGAGGCCGCGGCCGCTGACGGGGGGGTCGACGAATGA
- a CDS encoding cupin domain-containing protein, which yields MEKVNESAVDWREYDREETAFRRKELSNAVDASAIGCSLYELPPGKRSWPYHYHTANEEAIYVLAGDGQLQTDDGLEPLTAGDYVTLPADERGGHRIVNDGEEPLRYLAVSTMNEPDVTVYPEMDKFGVFVGSPPGGRDERPLEGYYRIDDETEYWDE from the coding sequence ATGGAAAAAGTCAACGAGTCGGCCGTCGACTGGCGGGAGTACGACCGCGAGGAAACCGCGTTCCGCCGGAAAGAGCTCTCGAACGCCGTCGACGCGTCGGCCATCGGCTGCAGCCTCTACGAGCTCCCGCCTGGAAAGCGCTCGTGGCCGTACCACTACCACACGGCGAACGAGGAGGCGATCTACGTGCTGGCCGGCGACGGCCAGCTGCAGACGGACGACGGCCTCGAGCCCCTGACGGCCGGCGACTACGTGACGCTGCCGGCCGACGAGCGCGGCGGTCACAGGATCGTCAACGACGGCGAGGAACCGCTCCGATATCTGGCCGTCTCGACGATGAACGAACCGGACGTGACGGTGTACCCGGAGATGGACAAGTTCGGCGTCTTCGTCGGCTCGCCGCCGGGCGGTCGCGACGAACGGCCGCTCGAGGGTTACTACCGCATCGACGACGAGACGGAGTACTGGGACGAGTGA
- a CDS encoding tRNA (cytidine(56)-2'-O)-methyltransferase produces the protein MHDDPAVAVLRLGHRPGRDDRMTTHVGLTARALGADRVLFPDNAGQSLETVTDITERFGGPFEAELTDSPQGIINNWEGRVVHLTMYGERVQDVESDIRAAHAGEGDPLLIVVGSEKVPFDVYEAADWNVGVTNQPHSEVAGLAVFLDRLFEGRELEREWADADRRVVPTETGKRVESADTGERDERSADE, from the coding sequence ATGCACGACGATCCCGCGGTCGCCGTCCTTCGGCTCGGCCACCGCCCCGGCCGGGACGATCGGATGACGACCCACGTCGGCCTGACCGCCCGGGCGCTGGGTGCCGACCGCGTCCTCTTTCCCGACAACGCCGGCCAGTCGCTCGAGACCGTCACGGACATCACCGAGCGGTTCGGCGGTCCCTTCGAGGCCGAACTCACCGATTCGCCCCAGGGAATCATCAACAACTGGGAAGGGCGGGTCGTCCACCTCACGATGTACGGCGAGCGCGTTCAGGACGTGGAGTCGGACATCCGAGCGGCACACGCGGGCGAGGGCGACCCGCTCCTGATCGTCGTCGGCTCCGAGAAGGTTCCGTTCGACGTCTACGAGGCAGCCGACTGGAACGTCGGCGTCACCAACCAGCCCCACTCCGAAGTGGCCGGGCTCGCCGTCTTTCTCGATCGGCTGTTCGAGGGACGGGAGCTCGAGCGGGAGTGGGCGGACGCCGACCGACGGGTGGTCCCGACGGAGACTGGTAAACGGGTCGAGTCGGCGGATACCGGCGAACGGGACGAGAGGAGCGCCGACGAATGA
- a CDS encoding sodium:solute symporter family transporter produces MTGLPVVPLQESLLPESLDISFKLVPSILVLGMLGLFLAIGVVFRVADTENMWVAGRSIGNLENGMAIGANWMSAASYLGMAASIALAGFYGLVFVVGWTTGYFILLIFMAAQLRRFGKYTAPDFVGDRFNSDGARAIAAVTTFLIGFVYAIGQAKGMALVGLYVFGDYGGLIPGLDGYQVMVVAMMTITVGYLTLSGMLGATKNQAVQYVILIVAFVAGLFVVGYVNGYSTVLPQLEYGMLIDDLGSEFSEPFATSSYYLWVATTFSLIVGTCGLPHVLVRFYTVESERTARWSTVWGLFFICILYWSAPAFAAFGTDLYSQNVRATYGDPGMASAASEVIVVLAAQLSGLPQWFVGLVAAGGIAAAIATVAGLFIAGSSAISHDIYTNIINEDATQRQQILVGRLSIVALGALTTLAALDPASSIAALVGYAFSLAGSVLFPMFFIGMWWENANRQGALAGMTTGLVLWSIPMINQIVPNYVSSLEAPLSAGLAQWMPAIGSALITLPIVFIVTITVSLLTDEPDMETKRVVRQCHSPEPMRQQQTAEDVVTDGGEPADD; encoded by the coding sequence ATGACGGGGCTCCCGGTCGTTCCGCTGCAGGAGAGCCTCCTCCCCGAGTCGCTGGATATCTCGTTCAAGCTGGTGCCGTCCATCCTCGTCCTCGGGATGCTGGGGCTGTTCCTCGCCATCGGGGTCGTCTTCCGCGTCGCCGACACCGAGAACATGTGGGTCGCCGGCCGTTCCATCGGAAACCTCGAGAACGGGATGGCGATCGGTGCCAACTGGATGTCCGCGGCCTCCTACCTCGGAATGGCGGCCTCCATCGCGCTGGCCGGCTTCTACGGGCTGGTGTTCGTCGTCGGCTGGACGACGGGCTACTTCATCCTGCTCATCTTCATGGCCGCCCAGCTCCGCCGGTTCGGGAAGTACACGGCGCCGGACTTCGTCGGCGACCGCTTCAACTCCGACGGCGCACGCGCCATCGCAGCGGTGACGACGTTCCTCATCGGGTTCGTCTACGCCATCGGGCAGGCGAAAGGCATGGCGCTCGTCGGGCTGTACGTCTTCGGCGACTACGGCGGCCTCATCCCCGGCCTCGACGGCTATCAGGTGATGGTCGTCGCCATGATGACGATCACCGTCGGCTACCTGACGCTGTCCGGAATGCTGGGTGCGACGAAGAACCAGGCGGTCCAGTACGTCATCCTCATCGTGGCGTTCGTGGCCGGCCTGTTCGTCGTCGGGTACGTGAACGGTTACTCGACGGTGCTGCCACAGCTCGAGTACGGCATGCTGATCGACGACCTCGGCAGCGAGTTCTCCGAACCGTTCGCCACCTCGAGTTACTACTTGTGGGTCGCGACCACGTTCTCGCTGATCGTCGGGACCTGCGGGCTCCCCCACGTGCTGGTGCGGTTCTACACGGTCGAGAGCGAGCGGACGGCCCGCTGGTCGACCGTCTGGGGGCTGTTCTTCATCTGCATCCTGTACTGGAGCGCACCGGCGTTCGCGGCGTTCGGGACCGACCTCTACAGCCAGAACGTCCGCGCGACGTACGGTGATCCCGGTATGGCCAGTGCAGCCAGCGAGGTCATCGTCGTGCTGGCGGCTCAGCTGTCGGGGCTCCCGCAGTGGTTCGTCGGACTGGTCGCCGCCGGCGGTATCGCGGCGGCCATCGCGACGGTCGCCGGGCTGTTCATCGCCGGCTCCTCGGCGATCAGCCACGACATCTACACCAACATCATCAACGAGGACGCGACGCAGCGCCAGCAGATCCTCGTCGGTCGCCTCTCGATCGTCGCGCTGGGCGCGCTGACCACGCTGGCTGCGCTCGACCCCGCGTCGTCGATCGCCGCGCTCGTCGGCTACGCGTTCTCGCTCGCCGGCTCCGTGCTGTTCCCGATGTTCTTCATCGGGATGTGGTGGGAGAACGCCAACCGACAGGGCGCGCTCGCCGGCATGACCACCGGGCTGGTCCTCTGGTCGATCCCGATGATCAACCAGATCGTGCCGAACTACGTCTCGTCGCTCGAGGCCCCGCTGTCGGCGGGCCTGGCACAGTGGATGCCGGCTATCGGCTCGGCGCTGATCACCCTGCCGATCGTCTTCATCGTCACGATCACCGTGTCGCTGCTGACTGACGAGCCGGACATGGAGACCAAGCGGGTCGTCCGGCAGTGTCACAGCCCCGAACCGATGCGCCAGCAACAGACCGCCGAAGACGTCGTGACCGACGGCGGCGAACCCGCGGACGACTAA